A single genomic interval of Plantibacter sp. Leaf314 harbors:
- a CDS encoding TetR/AcrR family transcriptional regulator, whose amino-acid sequence MTQLETPPDAPKLGRKRDHSRDAEILEAALDVLAETGYAGMTVDMVASRAKAGKATLYRRWASKSELVIDAVACMKQIDPDFSKLPDTGSLRGDLVALIKAPSIADGERKMRVFAGVMSMISDAPELTESVHSAIVEPRMAVNRFLLRRAIDRGEIREDADVETLSLISQAMVSYRVLMLREPVTRDFLVSVIDGVIMPAVRK is encoded by the coding sequence ATGACGCAGCTCGAGACTCCGCCAGACGCCCCGAAGCTCGGACGCAAGCGTGACCACTCCCGCGACGCCGAGATCCTCGAGGCGGCACTCGACGTCCTGGCCGAGACGGGCTACGCCGGGATGACGGTCGACATGGTCGCGTCCCGCGCCAAAGCGGGCAAGGCGACGCTGTACCGGCGCTGGGCGTCCAAGTCCGAACTCGTGATCGACGCCGTCGCCTGCATGAAGCAGATCGATCCGGACTTCTCGAAGCTGCCCGACACCGGCTCGCTCCGGGGCGACCTCGTCGCGCTCATCAAGGCGCCGTCCATCGCCGACGGTGAACGCAAGATGCGCGTCTTCGCCGGGGTCATGTCGATGATCTCGGACGCTCCAGAGCTCACCGAGTCCGTGCACTCCGCCATCGTGGAGCCGCGCATGGCCGTCAACCGGTTCCTGTTGCGGCGCGCGATCGACCGCGGGGAGATCCGTGAGGACGCGGACGTCGAGACGCTGTCGCTCATCAGTCAGGCGATGGTCAGCTACCGGGTGCTGATGTTGCGCGAGCCGGTCACGCGGGACTTCCTCGTGTCGGTGATCGACGGCGTCATCATGCCGGCCGTCCGGAAGTAG